In Rhizobium sp. CIAT894, the following are encoded in one genomic region:
- a CDS encoding metalloregulator ArsR/SmtB family transcription factor: MDNDNAIAALGALAQTTRLETFRLLVRHEPHGIPAGELARLIDVPQNTMSAHLATLSRAGLVTSERQSRSIIYRADLNALRELTLFLLKDCCGGSTELCAPLIAELAPCCAPEAKLS; encoded by the coding sequence ATGGATAATGACAACGCGATAGCGGCGCTCGGCGCCCTGGCTCAGACCACGCGCCTGGAAACCTTTCGGCTGCTCGTACGGCACGAGCCCCACGGCATTCCCGCTGGAGAACTCGCCCGCCTCATCGATGTGCCGCAGAACACAATGTCGGCGCATCTCGCAACACTGTCACGGGCAGGTCTGGTAACGAGCGAACGACAGAGCCGGTCCATCATCTATCGGGCGGATCTCAATGCGCTTCGCGAATTAACTCTTTTCCTCCTGAAGGATTGCTGCGGTGGATCGACGGAGCTTTGTGCTCCGCTCATTGCCGAGCTGGCACCCTGCTGCGCCCCGGAGGCGAAGTTGTCATGA
- a CDS encoding AraC family transcriptional regulator gives MATDGGIHHYARGEWHAPSLSHRRIRLQKGLYADFHHFLLLGEGAAELHFDSGEDRHLHGPLLAFLPPQARCDLSIAAGSAAHLIGASAQIMVDAIGDKVESYSLRLFTEQRKLVEARDPLLVAEISPLISGFVRELGDPSRASSMVVSAYLRLILMTLWRGSDGERNEPRGQGETGSILQRYRQLVEAGFRQHRPISDYAAELGVTADRLHSICQRTLGRSPIQLLHERVVQEAKLRLERSARNIQEISDSLGFRDPTYFSHFFKRKTGLSPAGYREIARGAAGSESSMLSSGYADWP, from the coding sequence TTGGCGACGGACGGAGGCATTCATCACTATGCCAGGGGCGAGTGGCACGCGCCGTCGCTGTCGCATCGGCGCATCCGCCTTCAAAAAGGCCTCTATGCCGATTTCCACCATTTCCTGCTGCTCGGCGAAGGCGCCGCCGAGCTTCATTTCGACAGCGGCGAAGATCGCCACTTGCACGGGCCGCTGCTTGCCTTCCTGCCGCCGCAGGCGCGCTGCGACCTGTCGATTGCTGCGGGAAGTGCCGCCCATCTCATCGGCGCCTCGGCGCAGATCATGGTCGATGCGATCGGCGACAAGGTGGAATCCTATTCGCTGCGCCTGTTCACCGAGCAGCGCAAGCTGGTCGAGGCGCGGGATCCCTTGCTGGTAGCCGAAATCAGCCCGCTGATCTCAGGCTTCGTGCGGGAACTCGGCGATCCCTCCCGCGCCTCCTCGATGGTGGTCTCGGCCTATCTCAGGCTGATCCTGATGACGCTGTGGCGCGGCAGCGACGGCGAAAGAAACGAGCCGCGCGGGCAGGGCGAAACCGGATCGATCCTGCAGCGCTATCGCCAGCTGGTCGAGGCCGGCTTCCGCCAGCACCGGCCGATCAGCGATTATGCCGCCGAACTGGGCGTCACCGCCGACCGGCTGCATTCGATCTGCCAAAGGACGCTCGGCCGCTCGCCGATCCAGCTTCTGCATGAGCGCGTGGTGCAGGAGGCAAAACTCAGATTGGAACGCTCAGCCCGCAACATCCAGGAAATCTCCGACAGCCTCGGCTTCCGCGACCCGACCTATTTCAGCCATTTCTTCAAACGCAAAACCGGCCTTTCCCCCGCCGGCTACCGCGAGATCGCCCGGGGGGCGGCTGGGTCGGAGAGTAGTATGTTGTCCTCGGGGTATGCGGATTGGCCTTAG
- a CDS encoding arsenate reductase ArsC, whose amino-acid sequence MTDKTYNVLFLCTGNSARSILAESILNKEGAGRFKAYSAGSQPKGEVNSHALKELEALGYPSAGFSSKSWDELAEPGAPQMDFIFTVCDSAAGEACPIWIGHPMTAHWGVEDPAAVVGTEVEIQRAFAQAARFLKNRIMSFISLPLTSIDKLALETHLRQIGAMEGANIPQPKAN is encoded by the coding sequence ATGACCGACAAGACCTATAACGTGCTGTTCCTCTGCACGGGCAATTCCGCTCGCTCTATTCTCGCCGAATCCATTCTCAACAAGGAAGGCGCGGGTCGCTTCAAGGCCTATTCTGCCGGCAGCCAGCCGAAGGGCGAGGTTAATTCGCACGCCCTGAAGGAGCTGGAAGCGCTCGGCTATCCATCGGCCGGCTTCTCATCGAAGAGTTGGGACGAGTTAGCCGAACCCGGCGCGCCGCAGATGGACTTCATCTTCACCGTCTGCGACAGCGCAGCCGGCGAAGCCTGCCCGATCTGGATCGGACATCCGATGACCGCACATTGGGGCGTCGAGGATCCCGCCGCCGTCGTCGGGACGGAAGTCGAGATCCAGCGCGCCTTCGCCCAAGCCGCCCGCTTCCTGAAGAACCGGATCATGTCCTTTATCAGCCTGCCGCTTACCTCGATCGACAAGCTCGCGCTGGAAACACACCTTCGCCAGATCGGCGCCATGGAAGGCGCCAACATTCCGCAGCCGAAGGCAAACTGA
- a CDS encoding MIP/aquaporin family protein: MDGFDLPRRLVAEGLGTAMLVATVAGSGIMATSLTQDVGLALLGNTLATGAILVVLITILGPISGAHFNPVVSMVFAMSRSLPKRDFGGYVLAQIAGGVVGTIAAHLMFGLPLIELSGKVRAGGAQWFSEGVATFGLLAVILAGIKFEQRAVPWLVGLYITAAYWFTASTSFANPAVALARSLTNTFSGIRPVDLPGFWIAEIAGAVLALTLLTWLLQPSTSSTVSSEAKL; this comes from the coding sequence ATGGACGGCTTCGACCTACCGCGGCGGCTGGTTGCCGAGGGGCTGGGGACCGCAATGCTGGTCGCGACCGTGGCCGGATCGGGCATCATGGCAACATCGCTGACGCAGGACGTTGGCCTGGCGCTACTCGGCAATACGCTGGCGACGGGCGCTATCCTGGTGGTGCTGATCACAATCCTCGGGCCGATCTCCGGTGCTCACTTCAATCCGGTCGTGTCGATGGTCTTTGCAATGTCCCGGTCACTGCCGAAGCGCGACTTCGGGGGATATGTGCTGGCGCAGATCGCGGGCGGCGTGGTCGGAACAATCGCGGCGCACCTGATGTTCGGACTGCCGCTGATCGAACTGTCGGGCAAGGTGCGGGCGGGCGGCGCCCAGTGGTTTTCCGAGGGTGTTGCAACCTTCGGACTGCTTGCAGTGATCCTTGCCGGCATCAAGTTCGAGCAGAGGGCAGTGCCGTGGCTCGTCGGGCTCTACATCACCGCCGCCTACTGGTTCACCGCGTCGACGTCCTTCGCCAATCCCGCGGTCGCGTTGGCCCGGTCACTGACAAACACCTTCTCAGGCATTCGTCCTGTCGATCTGCCTGGTTTCTGGATCGCCGAGATTGCCGGTGCTGTTCTCGCACTTACGCTGCTCACCTGGCTCCTGCAGCCCTCCACCTCATCGACAGTCTCATCGGAGGCAAAGCTTTGA
- a CDS encoding ABC transporter ATP-binding protein → MQQVAQNRPGGTFLSAKGIHKQFGALVVLENLDFSMGDGEAVGIVGPNGAGKTTLLSVLAGAYPPSAGSITFDGADVTGRTAAERCRSGLVRTHQIPKPFSGMTTFENVFVAASHGNAASRDEAYERVVDSLSLCGMLGVANRQADTLGLLDRKRLELARALATQPRLLLLDEIGGGLTDGEASELVETILELRRRGIGIVWIEHIVHILLQVAERLICMDAGRIIADGEPKTVMSDAEVVKAYLGGTPA, encoded by the coding sequence GTGCAGCAGGTAGCTCAAAATCGGCCGGGAGGAACCTTTCTCTCGGCCAAAGGGATCCACAAGCAGTTCGGCGCGCTCGTCGTCCTGGAAAATCTGGATTTTTCCATGGGCGATGGCGAGGCGGTCGGCATCGTCGGGCCGAACGGGGCGGGCAAGACGACGCTGCTCAGCGTGCTTGCCGGCGCCTACCCGCCGAGTGCGGGAAGCATCACCTTCGATGGCGCCGACGTCACCGGCCGGACGGCGGCGGAGCGCTGCCGCTCCGGACTCGTGCGGACGCATCAGATTCCCAAACCCTTCAGCGGCATGACGACTTTCGAAAATGTCTTCGTCGCCGCTTCGCACGGCAATGCCGCAAGCCGCGACGAGGCCTATGAGCGTGTGGTGGACTCGCTGTCGCTCTGCGGCATGCTCGGCGTCGCCAACCGCCAGGCCGACACGCTCGGCCTGCTCGATCGCAAGCGGCTGGAGCTTGCCCGCGCGCTTGCCACCCAGCCGCGGCTGCTGCTGCTCGACGAGATCGGCGGCGGCCTGACCGATGGCGAGGCGAGCGAACTCGTCGAAACCATCCTCGAATTGCGCCGCCGCGGCATCGGCATCGTCTGGATCGAGCATATCGTTCACATCCTGCTGCAGGTGGCGGAACGGCTGATCTGTATGGATGCCGGCCGGATCATCGCCGACGGCGAACCGAAAACTGTCATGAGCGATGCGGAGGTGGTGAAGGCCTATCTTGGAGGGACGCCCGCATGA
- a CDS encoding ABC transporter substrate-binding protein, whose product MNGIFRNGKLNTASLTRRSFIASAAAGSAALALSGRTAFAQGGDTLKVGFISPRTGPLGGFGETDGYVLELARKALEGGLQAGGKTWKVEILDKDTQSDPSRAGQLAKDLINNEAIDLMLAVSTPETINPVADACEAAGIPCLSTVMPWEAWYFGRGAKPGAPSPFKWTYHFGFGVEEFHKAYVSQWSLIETNKKVGVMYPNDADGNAIRAHLAPALAKAGFTIVDPGAYETGTTDFSAQIALFRQEGVEIFNSFPIPPDFAAFWRQAAQQGLTQQIKICQVAKTGLFPSDIEALGDLGLNIGSAAYWHKAFPYKSTLTGVSGTELADGYEAASGKQWTQQLGASLALLDAGFDALKASTDVKSKEAVAKALATLKTTTIAGKVDFTSGPVANVSPGPIIGTQWVKAAEGSKFALDYVVTENATDPNVPVGAKLIAYNG is encoded by the coding sequence ATGAACGGCATTTTCCGCAACGGCAAACTCAACACAGCGTCTCTCACCCGCCGCTCTTTCATCGCATCGGCTGCCGCAGGCAGTGCGGCGCTGGCGCTTTCCGGCCGCACGGCTTTCGCCCAAGGCGGCGATACGCTGAAGGTCGGCTTCATCAGCCCGCGCACCGGCCCTCTCGGCGGCTTCGGCGAGACCGACGGCTATGTGCTGGAACTGGCGCGCAAGGCGCTGGAGGGCGGCCTGCAGGCGGGCGGCAAGACCTGGAAGGTGGAGATACTCGACAAGGACACCCAGTCCGATCCCTCGCGCGCCGGCCAGCTGGCGAAGGACCTGATCAACAACGAGGCGATCGACCTGATGCTCGCCGTCTCGACGCCGGAAACCATCAATCCGGTGGCCGATGCCTGCGAGGCGGCAGGCATTCCCTGCCTTTCCACGGTCATGCCCTGGGAAGCCTGGTATTTCGGCCGCGGCGCCAAGCCGGGCGCGCCCTCGCCGTTCAAGTGGACCTATCATTTCGGCTTCGGCGTCGAAGAGTTCCACAAGGCCTATGTTTCGCAGTGGAGCCTGATCGAGACCAACAAGAAGGTCGGCGTCATGTATCCGAACGATGCCGACGGCAATGCGATCCGCGCCCATCTGGCGCCCGCACTTGCCAAGGCCGGCTTCACGATCGTCGATCCCGGCGCCTATGAAACCGGGACGACCGACTTTTCGGCGCAGATCGCTCTCTTCCGGCAAGAGGGCGTGGAGATCTTCAACTCCTTCCCGATCCCGCCCGATTTCGCCGCCTTCTGGCGCCAGGCGGCACAACAGGGTCTGACCCAGCAGATCAAGATCTGCCAGGTCGCCAAGACGGGCCTGTTTCCATCCGACATCGAGGCGCTCGGCGATCTCGGCCTCAACATCGGCAGCGCGGCCTACTGGCACAAGGCCTTCCCTTACAAATCGACGCTGACCGGCGTCTCCGGAACCGAACTTGCCGACGGCTATGAAGCGGCAAGCGGCAAGCAGTGGACGCAGCAGCTCGGCGCCAGCCTGGCGCTGCTCGATGCCGGCTTCGATGCGCTGAAGGCGAGCACCGACGTCAAGAGCAAGGAGGCGGTGGCCAAGGCGCTCGCCACGCTGAAGACCACGACGATCGCCGGCAAGGTCGACTTCACCAGCGGTCCGGTCGCCAACGTCTCACCGGGGCCAATCATCGGCACGCAATGGGTGAAGGCGGCCGAGGGCTCGAAATTCGCGCTCGACTATGTCGTCACCGAAAACGCCACCGATCCCAATGTCCCGGTCGGCGCCAAGCTGATCGCTTATAACGGGTAA
- a CDS encoding IS5 family transposase (programmed frameshift), with the protein MTRRYGLRDDQWDRIKDLLPGREGHVGGTAADNRLFVEAVLYRYRAGIPWRDLPERFGDWKIVHKRMRRWCEGGVFERIFKHLAADHDNEYMMLDSTVVRAHQHSAGAQKGGNQAIGRSRGGLTTKIHVIADALGNPVAISLTPGQASDLAQAQPLLEEVDPQAFLADKAYDADALIDHLKARHITPVIPPKANRTTPRPTDFALYCERNLIERFFNNLKQFRAIATRYDKLAATFLGAVQLVAAFISLN; encoded by the exons ATGACACGTCGTTATGGATTGCGAGACGATCAATGGGATCGGATCAAGGACCTTCTGCCCGGGCGGGAAGGTCATGTTGGCGGCACGGCGGCCGATAATCGCCTGTTCGTGGAAGCTGTGCTTTACAGATACCGCGCCGGAATACCCTGGCGCGATCTTCCTGAGCGGTTCGGAGACTGGAAGATCGTCCACAAGCGGATGCGCCGATGGTGCGAAGGCGGCGTCTTCGAGCGTATATTCAAACACTTGGCCGCCGATCACGACAATGAATATATGATGCTGGATTCCACCGTCGTGCGCGCCCACCAGCATAGTGCTGGCGCGCAAAAAGGGGGGA ACCAGGCGATCGGCCGATCCCGTGGGGGGCTGACGACGAAGATCCATGTGATCGCCGATGCGCTCGGAAATCCGGTTGCGATCTCACTGACACCGGGCCAGGCATCGGATCTGGCGCAGGCCCAACCTCTTCTTGAGGAAGTTGATCCTCAGGCGTTCCTGGCTGACAAAGCTTATGATGCCGACGCGCTCATCGACCATCTCAAAGCACGTCACATTACTCCGGTGATTCCGCCAAAAGCCAATCGTACGACGCCCAGACCAACAGACTTCGCGCTTTATTGCGAGCGCAATCTCATCGAACGTTTCTTTAATAATCTCAAACAGTTCAGAGCTATAGCCACGCGATACGACAAGCTCGCCGCCACCTTTCTCGGAGCAGTTCAGCTCGTCGCCGCTTTCATTTCGCTCAACTGA
- a CDS encoding carboxy terminal-processing peptidase has product MRIPYVFLAAFLALAQSAYAEVASPPALAPLKRQAQAAQLSAQFLSRYSYKPVPLDDALSQRIMDSFIKSLDPDRMLFLQTDVDKFMADRSEIDDAIEKQDLKIPFAIFNAYEQRVVDRMTYARSLLKQGFDFSTQESFSVLRDKEPWPQSEAESNELWRKRVKSDWLRLKLGGKTDAAIRETLDKRYENSLERAYKFKSDDVFQSFMDAYATSVDPHTDYFGAAASADFNVSMKLSLFGIGAVLQERDDYTTIRELVPGGPAQLSGKLAVGDRITGVGQGKDGPIKEVVGTRLDEVVQMIRGKKGSVVRLDILPADAGADAAHRVVSLVRDKISLDKQAARKTVLSVKAGDTTRKIGIITLPVFYEDFEAKSKGDKDYKSASRDVAKLLGELSDEKVDSVLIDLRNNGGGSLDEAIDLTGLFIGNGPVVQQRGSDGKIGVRSADFAAPVWTGPMGVLINRGSASASEIFAAAIQDYGRGVIIGEPSFGKGTVQTVVDLDQVVHNSKPEFGELKVTISQFFRVNGGTTQLRGVTPDLTLPGLSDPTSFGETSYDNALPWAEIKPAKYTPSDTIKTLLPALQSRHDARVKSDPDFQRLLKDIADLKAQREKGLISLNEAERRKEAAARESRFKSRAQGSDDEDLGGDDGLQADERSLSADIAMENARKNAKDVLLDESAAILADEADLQQGPSQAVTKQ; this is encoded by the coding sequence ATGCGCATACCCTACGTTTTTCTTGCAGCATTTCTTGCCCTCGCACAGTCCGCATATGCTGAAGTTGCCTCACCGCCTGCTTTGGCGCCGCTGAAGCGGCAGGCGCAGGCGGCTCAGTTGAGCGCACAGTTTCTCTCGCGATACAGCTACAAACCCGTTCCGCTTGACGACGCCTTGTCGCAAAGGATCATGGACAGCTTCATCAAATCGCTTGATCCGGACCGCATGCTCTTCCTGCAAACGGATGTCGACAAGTTCATGGCCGATCGCAGCGAGATCGACGATGCGATCGAAAAGCAGGACCTGAAGATCCCGTTTGCGATTTTCAACGCCTATGAACAGCGCGTCGTCGACCGCATGACCTATGCGCGCAGCCTGCTCAAGCAGGGCTTCGATTTCAGCACGCAGGAGAGTTTTTCGGTGCTGCGCGATAAGGAGCCGTGGCCGCAGTCGGAAGCCGAGAGCAACGAGCTTTGGCGCAAGCGCGTCAAAAGCGATTGGCTGCGGCTGAAGCTCGGCGGCAAGACCGACGCAGCGATTCGCGAAACCCTCGACAAACGCTACGAAAACTCGCTCGAGCGTGCTTACAAGTTTAAAAGCGACGACGTTTTCCAGTCGTTCATGGATGCCTACGCCACCTCTGTCGATCCGCACACGGATTATTTCGGGGCGGCCGCTTCCGCCGATTTCAATGTCTCGATGAAGCTGTCGCTGTTCGGCATCGGTGCCGTGTTGCAGGAACGCGACGACTACACGACCATCCGTGAGCTCGTGCCCGGCGGGCCGGCGCAACTCTCCGGCAAGCTCGCCGTCGGCGACCGCATCACCGGCGTCGGTCAAGGCAAGGATGGGCCGATCAAGGAAGTCGTGGGCACGCGCCTCGATGAAGTCGTGCAGATGATCCGCGGGAAAAAAGGCTCCGTCGTGCGCCTGGATATCCTGCCGGCCGATGCCGGCGCCGATGCCGCGCATCGTGTCGTCAGCCTGGTGCGCGATAAAATCAGCCTCGACAAGCAGGCCGCCAGGAAAACCGTGCTGTCGGTGAAGGCTGGCGACACCACGCGTAAGATCGGGATCATTACGCTGCCTGTTTTCTACGAGGATTTTGAAGCCAAGAGCAAAGGCGACAAGGACTACAAGAGCGCAAGCCGCGATGTCGCCAAGCTTCTCGGCGAATTGAGCGACGAAAAGGTCGACAGCGTTCTTATCGATCTGCGCAACAATGGCGGCGGTTCACTGGATGAGGCGATCGATTTGACCGGTCTCTTCATCGGCAACGGCCCGGTCGTTCAGCAGCGCGGCAGCGACGGCAAGATCGGCGTCAGAAGCGCTGATTTTGCGGCACCCGTCTGGACAGGCCCGATGGGCGTCCTGATCAATCGCGGCTCGGCCTCGGCTTCGGAGATTTTTGCCGCTGCCATCCAGGATTACGGTCGCGGCGTGATTATCGGCGAACCCAGTTTCGGCAAGGGCACCGTTCAGACCGTCGTCGATCTCGACCAGGTGGTTCACAACAGCAAACCCGAATTCGGCGAGCTGAAAGTGACGATTTCCCAGTTTTTCCGGGTCAACGGCGGCACCACGCAGCTGCGCGGCGTGACGCCCGATCTCACCCTGCCGGGCCTGTCCGATCCCACGAGCTTCGGCGAGACCAGCTATGACAACGCCCTGCCATGGGCTGAGATCAAACCCGCGAAATACACCCCCTCCGACACGATCAAGACGCTGCTGCCGGCATTGCAGAGCCGCCATGACGCGCGGGTCAAGAGCGATCCGGATTTCCAGCGCCTGTTGAAAGACATCGCCGATCTGAAGGCGCAGCGCGAGAAAGGGCTGATCTCGCTCAATGAAGCCGAACGCCGCAAGGAAGCGGCTGCTCGAGAAAGCCGCTTCAAGTCTCGGGCCCAGGGAAGCGATGACGAGGATCTTGGCGGAGATGACGGCCTGCAGGCGGACGAGCGCAGCCTGAGCGCCGATATCGCCATGGAAAACGCCCGCAAGAATGCCAAAGACGTCCTGCTGGACGAATCCGCCGCCATTCTTGCCGACGAGGCAGATCTGCAGCAAGGCCCATCACAGGCAGTCACAAAGCAATAG
- a CDS encoding aldehyde dehydrogenase has product MGEAVFSAKLMINNEAIDASEGATFERLDPLTGDVATTAAAGSIADMTRAANAAAAAFPDWSQTGPGERRRLLNAAADLLDIRTPELVAAMTGETGATTQWAAINCRLGADIFREAAAMTTQISGELIPSGIPGNLAMAVRQPAGVCVGIAPWNAPIILGTRAVAMPLACGNTVVLKASELCPKTHGLIGDVLRDAGFPRGVVNVVSNAPNDAAAVVDALIAHPAVRRINFTGSTRVGRIIAESAARHLKRCLLELGGKAPFIVLDDADIDEAVGAAAFGAFMNQGQICMSTERIILMDEIADGFVGKFRAKAETLVAGHPGDGNTPLGTLINTEAARRVKSLVDDALQKGAVLVCGGRPNGTLMDATVIDHVTPAMRIYREESFGPVAAIVRVGSVDEAVTVANDNEYGLSAAVFSADVNAAMAVAMRLESGICHINQATVFDEPQMPFGGVKSSGYGRFGGKAAIDEFTELRWITMAGGKRHYPI; this is encoded by the coding sequence ATGGGTGAAGCGGTGTTTTCGGCAAAGCTGATGATCAACAACGAGGCGATTGATGCCTCCGAGGGGGCGACCTTCGAACGTCTGGATCCGCTGACCGGCGACGTCGCAACGACCGCCGCCGCAGGATCCATCGCCGATATGACGCGGGCCGCCAATGCGGCCGCTGCCGCCTTTCCCGACTGGTCGCAGACCGGCCCCGGCGAGCGGCGCAGACTGCTGAATGCCGCGGCCGATCTCCTCGATATCAGAACGCCGGAACTCGTTGCCGCCATGACCGGCGAAACCGGCGCCACGACGCAATGGGCGGCGATCAATTGCCGGCTCGGCGCCGATATATTCCGCGAGGCGGCGGCGATGACCACGCAAATCTCCGGCGAGCTCATTCCATCGGGCATTCCCGGAAACCTTGCCATGGCGGTGCGCCAGCCGGCCGGCGTCTGCGTCGGCATCGCCCCGTGGAATGCGCCCATTATTCTCGGCACCCGCGCCGTCGCCATGCCGCTTGCCTGCGGCAACACCGTCGTCCTGAAAGCCTCCGAACTCTGCCCGAAGACCCATGGCCTGATCGGCGACGTCCTGCGTGACGCCGGTTTTCCCCGCGGTGTCGTCAATGTCGTCTCCAATGCGCCGAACGATGCCGCCGCCGTCGTCGATGCCCTGATCGCCCATCCGGCCGTGCGCCGCATCAATTTCACCGGCTCCACCCGTGTCGGCCGGATCATCGCCGAAAGCGCGGCACGGCATCTGAAGCGCTGCCTGCTCGAACTCGGCGGCAAGGCGCCGTTCATCGTGCTTGATGACGCCGATATCGACGAGGCGGTGGGGGCTGCCGCCTTCGGCGCCTTCATGAACCAGGGCCAGATCTGCATGTCGACCGAGCGGATCATCCTGATGGACGAGATCGCCGACGGCTTCGTCGGCAAATTCCGGGCGAAGGCGGAAACCCTCGTCGCGGGCCATCCTGGGGACGGCAATACGCCGCTCGGCACGCTGATCAACACTGAGGCGGCTCGGCGCGTGAAATCGCTCGTCGACGACGCCCTGCAGAAGGGCGCGGTGCTCGTCTGCGGCGGCCGGCCCAACGGCACGCTGATGGATGCGACCGTCATCGATCACGTGACGCCTGCCATGCGCATCTACCGCGAGGAGAGTTTCGGGCCGGTTGCGGCGATCGTCCGGGTCGGCAGCGTCGACGAGGCGGTAACGGTTGCCAACGACAATGAATACGGGCTCTCGGCGGCGGTTTTCAGCGCCGATGTCAATGCGGCGATGGCGGTTGCCATGCGGCTTGAATCCGGCATCTGCCACATCAACCAGGCCACGGTTTTCGACGAGCCGCAAATGCCGTTCGGGGGCGTCAAATCGAGCGGCTACGGCCGCTTCGGCGGCAAGGCCGCGATCGATGAATTCACCGAGCTCCGATGGATCACCATGGCTGGGGGAAAACGACATTACCCGATCTGA
- a CDS encoding ABC transporter ATP-binding protein gives MSLLSIENLDVRHGLLQAVRGVSFNIAKGEVLALVGANGAGKTTLLRSIAGAHLPASGRVLLGDEDLAAVPSHKRIAKGIALVPEGRRLFSQMTVEENLLLGKSCGRKGAWSIDRVLDAFPNLKPRRHTKTGHLSGGEQQATAIGRALMSNPDILLLDEVSLGLSPLVVDRVYAQLQALLTSGTTIVLVEQDLGRAMSVASRVICMLEGRIVLDRPAAAVTRDEVTKAYFGLHRAAGERSAS, from the coding sequence ATGAGCCTTCTTTCCATCGAGAATCTCGACGTCCGCCACGGCCTGCTCCAGGCGGTGCGCGGGGTCAGCTTCAATATCGCCAAAGGCGAGGTGCTGGCTCTGGTCGGCGCCAACGGCGCCGGCAAGACGACACTGCTCAGATCGATCGCCGGCGCCCATCTGCCCGCCTCCGGCCGTGTGCTTCTCGGCGACGAAGACCTGGCCGCCGTCCCCTCCCACAAGCGGATTGCCAAGGGCATCGCCCTGGTGCCGGAAGGCCGGCGCCTGTTTTCGCAGATGACTGTCGAAGAGAACCTGCTTCTCGGCAAGAGCTGCGGACGCAAGGGCGCGTGGAGCATCGATCGCGTGCTCGACGCCTTTCCGAACCTGAAACCCCGCCGTCACACCAAGACCGGCCACCTCTCCGGCGGGGAACAGCAGGCGACCGCCATCGGCCGGGCGCTGATGAGCAATCCCGATATTCTGCTGCTGGACGAGGTCTCGCTCGGGCTTTCGCCTCTGGTCGTCGACCGCGTCTATGCCCAGCTGCAGGCGCTGCTGACTTCGGGAACGACGATCGTGCTGGTCGAGCAGGATCTCGGCCGCGCCATGAGTGTCGCAAGCCGTGTCATCTGCATGCTGGAAGGCCGCATCGTGCTCGACCGGCCGGCAGCGGCCGTCACCCGCGACGAGGTCACCAAAGCCTATTTCGGATTGCACCGGGCAGCCGGCGAAAGGAGCGCATCATGA
- the arsN2 gene encoding arsenic resistance N-acetyltransferase ArsN2: protein MRAIRLEQVTGNDAALKAALTDAHLPTDDIEDHGRTFFKALSSDGRIVGFSGVERCGDDHLLRSVVVLPDHRGQRLGGVLVEQTLASLDRSGDVFLATMSAAAFFARIGFSEVQRDSVPAAVLATRQLSSICPSSATIMRLIRPPT from the coding sequence ATGAGGGCGATCCGGCTAGAGCAGGTTACGGGTAACGACGCTGCCCTCAAAGCGGCTTTGACGGACGCGCATCTGCCAACGGACGACATCGAAGATCACGGCCGCACTTTCTTCAAGGCACTATCATCGGATGGCCGGATTGTTGGCTTCTCCGGCGTCGAGCGTTGCGGTGATGATCACCTCCTCCGCTCGGTCGTCGTGCTACCCGATCACCGCGGCCAACGCCTGGGAGGTGTCTTGGTCGAGCAGACGTTGGCGAGTCTTGACCGCAGCGGTGATGTCTTTCTCGCGACGATGAGCGCAGCGGCGTTCTTCGCGCGCATCGGATTTTCTGAAGTGCAGCGGGACAGCGTGCCCGCAGCGGTACTGGCGACGCGCCAGCTTTCCTCCATCTGCCCATCATCAGCGACCATCATGAGGCTCATAAGGCCGCCAACCTAA